A window from Cryobacterium sp. SO1 encodes these proteins:
- a CDS encoding GMC family oxidoreductase: MSFTDQPTETQQTQSHAQYDYIVVGAGTAGSVIATRLTEDPEVRVLLLEAGSSTPLPGMATPVVWPMLLGSSASWCDNTVVQDFTGQSIAAPRGKALGGSSSINGLTYARGHRSSYDSWVKQGASGWGFDDLLPYFRRSECAVQRDGALRGTDGPLTVGPTPDPSPAVVAALAAAAELGYPMADDISGGLEDGFGLADVNVKDGVRQSAADAYLRPAMARPNLHVVTDATVSRLVIGDGVCTGVEFTISGASMTATAQREVILTAGAIGSAQLLLLSGIGPADHLAELGIDLALDLPGVGTNLHDHPMSTVLYEAASPLETIPSSVWGQGIGLVQTTGSAAGPDLQILLISQPYRAQTLPGPDNGYAIGFSAIVPHSRGTVRLQSSDPAMGPLIDPRYLSDPRDVEVMTEGLRVAQSIGRAAALAAWRGDEAQPGRPLNDNEDVLDYLRESLLVYFHYAGTCRVGTDDLAVVDPELRVRGIANLRVADASIMPSPVSANTNATVYAIAERAAELIRG; the protein is encoded by the coding sequence ATGTCATTCACCGACCAGCCGACCGAGACTCAGCAGACGCAGTCACATGCTCAATACGATTACATCGTGGTGGGGGCAGGCACAGCCGGCAGTGTCATCGCCACTCGTCTGACCGAGGATCCCGAAGTGCGGGTCCTCCTGCTCGAGGCCGGGTCGAGCACTCCCCTGCCTGGGATGGCAACTCCGGTGGTCTGGCCCATGCTGCTCGGCTCGTCCGCAAGTTGGTGCGACAACACAGTCGTTCAGGATTTCACCGGCCAGAGCATCGCGGCCCCCCGCGGAAAGGCCCTGGGCGGCTCGTCCAGCATCAACGGGCTGACCTACGCTCGCGGCCACCGGTCCAGCTACGATTCCTGGGTTAAGCAGGGTGCATCGGGCTGGGGATTTGATGACCTGCTCCCGTACTTCCGGCGCAGCGAGTGCGCGGTCCAGCGCGACGGCGCCCTCCGCGGCACCGATGGTCCGCTGACGGTAGGGCCCACACCCGATCCCAGCCCCGCCGTGGTGGCTGCGTTGGCCGCTGCTGCGGAACTCGGCTACCCGATGGCCGACGACATCAGCGGCGGACTTGAGGACGGCTTCGGATTGGCGGATGTCAACGTGAAAGACGGTGTGCGCCAGAGCGCCGCCGATGCGTACCTGCGTCCCGCGATGGCTCGCCCGAACCTCCACGTCGTCACCGACGCGACCGTGAGCCGCCTCGTCATCGGCGACGGCGTGTGCACCGGAGTCGAATTCACCATCTCTGGAGCTTCGATGACCGCCACTGCCCAGCGAGAAGTCATCCTCACCGCGGGGGCGATTGGCTCCGCGCAGTTGCTGCTGCTCTCGGGTATCGGCCCTGCCGACCACCTGGCCGAGCTCGGCATCGACCTGGCGTTGGACCTACCCGGTGTCGGCACAAATCTTCATGATCACCCGATGTCCACGGTTCTCTATGAGGCAGCATCCCCGCTCGAGACCATTCCGAGCAGCGTCTGGGGCCAGGGAATCGGCCTCGTACAGACCACCGGTTCCGCCGCCGGACCCGATCTGCAAATCCTTCTGATCAGCCAGCCGTACCGCGCCCAAACGCTTCCCGGTCCAGACAATGGATACGCCATCGGATTCTCGGCGATAGTGCCGCACAGCCGCGGCACGGTACGACTGCAGAGCTCCGACCCGGCCATGGGGCCCCTCATCGACCCCCGCTACCTCTCTGACCCACGCGACGTCGAGGTCATGACGGAAGGTCTACGCGTGGCTCAAAGCATCGGCCGCGCCGCTGCACTTGCCGCGTGGCGCGGAGACGAGGCTCAGCCGGGCCGACCGCTGAATGACAATGAGGATGTGCTCGACTACCTCCGGGAGAGCCTACTGGTCTACTTCCACTACGCCGGAACCTGCCGCGTGGGCACCGACGACCTTGCGGTTGTCGACCCCGAACTCCGAGTTCGTGGCATCGCCAATCTTCGGGTGGCCGATGCATCCATCATGCCGTCGCCTGTCTCGGCAAACACGAATGCCACGGTCTACGCAATCGCGGAGCGCGCAGCCGAACTCATTAGGGGCTAA
- a CDS encoding AAA family ATPase: MTRTLLLAEIAAMPHGQARQILVTGEAGMGKSTVIGEAAARFTAAGFIVLRATPSFAERHTSYSMLWDLLEPLDLSSFTSVPDEYRSFLQIAMGRQPAATELPSLATAIAFEGILADISSRRPVAIVIDDAQWADAESRATVERAFRRSASHRVYLLAASRPTVDSPSKALDLGFDLTDERVLQGLSVEELDGVIRPGWPSTLTQAQVVALREHTGGNPLWALELMSRGSLADLGARMLGTVAVPPSLAGAIAERLRFLSAEASDVVSIVALLGHPKHDLLAAVLSFAGISEGAVDDAEAAGFLSLTTETVRTRHPLHASAAAARLTPGRRRNLHRFIADAVHDPVVKAQHLQQSQPSGPDEFISAALSEAAVVMRQRGARLRSAHFAAQAVWRTDPASTQYVDRVLSQAQQLSSAGDLAACLTALEHVATERLDIHQFDAFIALSTSALASVSGRNAVTAFLVRHLDKAADDRIRQAVVQAHMVADDLMTVTERGQLSSLAFDRLRSVDAPNAVHRALRGTIRSQLDAGGGLNAELIDESTRRQGIQIVSGLEDTGLAATGFLAHLVDDFASSRLALSELVDWARTEGKDGIERAFLAHAAHVELTGGNVAAAIALLAESGHRADSSSLPASVLPIVGLVLVSEARHDELREMLGRWHDSDVGTGQFVKMIVPALRGFSALAQRNWSAAVDHLRQAALVADALQLVEPGSRFRIDLPLIEALFMMGNNEEAADRLAVMRSFLATRDRPLARIGLHRLTSMEFAAAGRLEEALAEAGLAVDAAVHAHRFADEALCRLQRARVLSRLRKVTLGRRELDMATERANASDSVDVREQVAAAVATARKTRSSSALTAAQQRVRVALVAGHTNREIAAELFVSIRTVESHVSAILRKTGAASRSKIRDPR, translated from the coding sequence GCCACGCCCTCGTTCGCTGAGCGGCACACGTCTTACAGCATGCTTTGGGACCTGCTGGAACCGCTGGATTTGAGTTCGTTCACGAGCGTTCCCGATGAGTATCGTTCTTTTCTGCAGATCGCGATGGGCCGTCAACCCGCTGCCACTGAGCTGCCGTCGCTGGCTACTGCCATCGCTTTCGAGGGCATTCTGGCCGATATCTCGTCGCGGAGACCTGTTGCGATCGTGATCGATGATGCCCAGTGGGCGGATGCCGAATCGCGAGCCACAGTCGAGCGCGCCTTCAGGCGTTCGGCGAGCCACCGGGTGTACCTACTCGCAGCGAGTCGGCCGACCGTCGATTCCCCCAGCAAAGCACTCGACCTGGGGTTTGACCTCACAGACGAGCGCGTCCTTCAGGGCCTGTCGGTTGAGGAACTCGACGGTGTGATCCGTCCGGGCTGGCCGTCGACCCTGACCCAGGCGCAGGTGGTCGCCTTGCGCGAGCACACGGGCGGTAATCCGCTCTGGGCACTCGAACTGATGAGCCGTGGGTCTCTCGCTGACCTTGGTGCCCGCATGCTTGGCACGGTCGCGGTTCCACCGTCGCTGGCGGGGGCCATCGCCGAGCGGTTGCGCTTTTTGAGCGCGGAAGCCAGCGACGTCGTGTCGATCGTGGCGTTGCTGGGCCATCCCAAACATGATCTTCTGGCTGCCGTTCTGTCGTTCGCGGGAATCTCAGAGGGTGCCGTTGATGACGCGGAAGCCGCCGGCTTCCTGTCCTTGACCACGGAGACGGTGAGAACGCGGCATCCGCTTCATGCTTCGGCAGCGGCAGCTCGTCTTACCCCTGGCCGTCGCCGAAACCTGCACCGGTTCATTGCCGATGCGGTGCACGACCCCGTCGTCAAGGCGCAGCATCTGCAGCAGTCGCAGCCCAGCGGGCCCGATGAATTCATCTCAGCAGCCCTCTCGGAGGCCGCGGTTGTCATGCGGCAGCGTGGGGCCCGTCTGCGCTCGGCTCACTTCGCTGCCCAGGCAGTCTGGCGAACCGATCCCGCGTCTACGCAGTATGTGGATCGGGTGCTGAGTCAGGCGCAGCAGCTCTCCTCCGCCGGAGATCTGGCGGCGTGCCTCACCGCACTCGAGCACGTGGCCACAGAACGGCTAGACATACACCAGTTCGACGCCTTCATTGCCCTATCGACGAGTGCACTCGCATCCGTCAGCGGTCGGAATGCTGTGACCGCTTTCCTCGTTCGACACCTTGACAAGGCAGCGGACGATCGGATCCGGCAAGCGGTCGTGCAAGCGCACATGGTTGCTGACGATCTCATGACGGTCACGGAGCGCGGCCAACTCTCGTCGCTGGCATTCGACCGGCTCAGAAGTGTCGACGCTCCAAACGCGGTCCATCGAGCGCTGAGGGGCACCATCCGGTCTCAACTCGACGCCGGCGGCGGTCTCAATGCGGAACTGATCGACGAAAGCACTCGCCGTCAGGGCATCCAGATCGTGTCGGGTCTTGAGGACACCGGCCTGGCCGCGACCGGGTTTCTCGCGCATCTCGTCGACGATTTCGCCTCCTCGCGTCTCGCTCTTTCCGAACTCGTGGACTGGGCCAGGACCGAAGGGAAGGACGGCATCGAGCGTGCGTTCCTGGCGCACGCCGCCCACGTCGAGCTGACGGGCGGGAACGTGGCGGCCGCGATAGCACTCCTGGCAGAGTCAGGTCACCGTGCCGACTCTTCCAGTCTGCCCGCCAGCGTGTTGCCAATCGTGGGTCTGGTGCTGGTCAGCGAGGCCAGGCACGATGAGCTGCGTGAAATGCTCGGACGTTGGCACGACTCGGATGTAGGCACGGGCCAATTCGTGAAGATGATCGTGCCCGCACTTCGCGGGTTCTCCGCTCTTGCGCAAAGAAATTGGTCGGCTGCTGTCGATCATCTTCGACAGGCTGCGTTGGTTGCCGATGCGCTGCAACTCGTCGAACCCGGCAGTCGCTTTCGCATCGACCTGCCTTTGATCGAGGCACTCTTCATGATGGGGAACAACGAGGAGGCAGCGGATCGCCTTGCCGTGATGCGCTCGTTCCTGGCAACGAGGGACCGACCGCTCGCACGCATCGGCCTGCACCGGCTGACTTCGATGGAATTCGCTGCGGCCGGCCGTCTCGAGGAGGCACTCGCCGAAGCCGGCCTCGCTGTAGACGCGGCTGTCCACGCCCACCGCTTCGCAGACGAGGCGCTGTGCCGCCTACAGCGGGCTCGAGTGCTGAGCCGACTTCGCAAGGTGACGCTCGGCCGCCGGGAACTCGATATGGCTACGGAGCGTGCCAACGCGAGCGACAGCGTCGATGTCCGTGAGCAGGTCGCTGCCGCCGTCGCGACAGCGCGCAAGACCAGGTCGAGTTCCGCGTTGACCGCCGCACAACAGCGGGTGCGGGTGGCTCTGGTTGCGGGTCACACCAACCGGGAGATCGCGGCCGAACTGTTTGTCAGCATCCGCACCGTCGAATCTCACGTATCGGCGATTCTGCGGAAAACCGGCGCGGCGTCTCGTTCCAAAATCCGGGACCCCCGCTGA